The following proteins come from a genomic window of Pyxidicoccus sp. MSG2:
- a CDS encoding ABC transporter permease: MKRYVQKLGLFLLLLGTWELLTRVGVWSPHLFPGPLTVAESLVAMVADGRMAQATLRSLGRLGRAYFMSVAIGIPLGLLMARLAFFRNAVKPVVSGLQALPSICWLPLALLWFGLTDAAILFVVVMGSVLSIAIATEDSVNGVDPQLLRVASTLGVKGMRFQFGVVLPAALPGIVTGLKLGWSFAWRALLAGELLFVSGGLGQLLTVGRELMDVAQVMAVMVAIILIGMTVDRVLFQTVEGRLRRRWGLVDAL; this comes from the coding sequence TGCTGCTCGGCACGTGGGAGCTGCTGACGCGGGTGGGCGTCTGGTCGCCCCACCTCTTCCCGGGGCCGCTGACGGTGGCGGAGAGCCTGGTCGCCATGGTCGCCGACGGCCGCATGGCCCAGGCCACGCTGCGCTCGCTGGGACGGCTGGGCCGCGCGTACTTCATGTCGGTGGCCATCGGCATCCCCCTGGGCCTGCTGATGGCGCGCCTGGCCTTCTTCCGCAACGCGGTGAAGCCCGTCGTCAGCGGCCTGCAGGCGCTGCCCTCCATCTGCTGGCTGCCGCTGGCGCTCCTGTGGTTCGGGCTGACGGACGCCGCCATCCTCTTCGTCGTCGTCATGGGCAGCGTGCTGTCCATCGCCATCGCCACCGAGGACAGCGTCAACGGGGTGGACCCGCAGCTGCTCCGCGTGGCCAGCACCCTGGGCGTCAAGGGCATGCGCTTCCAGTTCGGCGTCGTGCTGCCCGCGGCCCTGCCCGGCATCGTCACCGGCCTCAAGCTGGGGTGGAGCTTCGCCTGGCGCGCGCTGCTGGCCGGCGAGCTGCTCTTCGTCTCCGGAGGCCTGGGGCAGTTGCTCACCGTGGGACGCGAGCTGATGGACGTGGCCCAGGTCATGGCCGTCATGGTGGCCATCATCCTGATTGGGATGACGGTGGACCGTGTCCTGTTCCAGACGGTGGAGGGCAGGCTGCGCCGCCGCTGGGGCCTGGTGGACGCACTGTGA